From the Paenibacillus sp. MMS20-IR301 genome, the window CACGCCAGGCTTCAACCATGATGTAGGTATTTCCGCCGCCGGCATGCTTGTACAGCTCATATGACAAATTGCCTTCTTCTTCATGGGTTGCAGCAACCAGCGACTTCGCCGTTTCAAGGAACTCATCCTCGCGCGCCGGATTTACCTGAAGCAATGCATGAATAATAATCATTAGTATTCCTCCTGAAATGTAGTAGAGCACCGCTTTCTGCGATTGGTCCGCAGTTCGTTCAACTTCTGCTTATTTCCACTGGGCAACGGTGTCAACCGGCAGGCGTACCGACGCATAACCTGCATCAACCGCTTTACCAATCGAGATCAGCATAACCGGAATGTAACGTTCCTTGTCCATATCGAACAATTCAGCAATCTGATCCTTTTCGAAGCCGCCGATAGCATTTGTATCATAGCCGTGTGCACGGGCAGCCAGCATCAGCTGCATGGAGACCAGTCCGCCGTCGATCATTACGGTTTCTCTGTTCACCGCTGCCGGCAG encodes:
- a CDS encoding putative quinol monooxygenase; translated protein: MIIIHALLQVNPAREDEFLETAKSLVAATHEEEGNLSYELYKHAGGGNTYIMVEAWRDQAAVAAHNTSAHFTGFAAKAGEFLTAPLDVKLYNAEELSR